The following is a genomic window from Oncorhynchus gorbuscha isolate QuinsamMale2020 ecotype Even-year unplaced genomic scaffold, OgorEven_v1.0 Un_scaffold_7757, whole genome shotgun sequence.
GTCTGAACTGTATTAGCTCTACTAGTACTAATTGGATATGAAGTGTGAACAGTGTATCAGTGGAGGTTGctgagggaggacggctcataatgatGGCTGGAACGGCGCCAATGGAGCCATGtgtttcatgtgtttgataccattccactgattctgctccagtcattaccacaagcctgtcctcctgattcaggtgccaccaacctcctgggctgtgtgtgtgtgtgtgtgtgtgtgtgtgtgtgtgtgtgtgtgtgtgtgtgtgtgtgtgtgtgtgtgtgtgtgtgtgtgtgtgtgtgtgtgtgtgtgtgtgtgtgtgtgtgtgtgtgtgtgtgtgtgtgtgtgtgtgtgtgtgtgtgtgtgtggtgaccaattcccctctttttctctgtgtttcagactgaaccgGAGCTGATTGAGGAGACCAACGTGGATCGTCTGATTGGCCGCGGGGGGTTATGTCTGCCCCAGAGGGGTCAAAGGTCACTCAGAGACCTCCACGTTGAGCTCCCAGCCGTCCATCGACGAGGTACGCCAGCAGATGCACCTGCTCTTGGAGGAGGCCTTCAGCCTGGCCTCAGGGGACACTCCTCCACAGCCGGACGCCACCACCACTCCCATCATCCCCACCCCCACCACGGTTACCACCACGGCCACTACAGCCCCGGACCTCCACCCCTGCCCTACTCTGACGTGGTGACCAGTGCCCCGGGAACCATGAGCCGTGGCCGGGGAGGAGGACTGCAGTGGGTGCCGGCGTACGGAGCAGACATGTATCAGTGCAGCCTCCCCAAACCTGTGAGTGGGTGGAAGGATACAACCTCTGGGAATGGTTATGTTAGGTCAAAATGTACTACTGTACTGGTTCTAGTTGACTAAACCTTAACAAGTAGACACTTTCTCCTATCAGAAAACATCAACCCACAGTATAttattaatgtgtgtgttgaCTTGTCTTCTTCCAGGCCTTTAGGTTCAACCAGCTTCCTGACATGGTGAtgacctctcctccaccccctatTCCCCCTCGCACCGGCCCCCCTCCAGGGACCTCTCTAAGACGGTACggccaggacacacacacacacacacacacacacacacacacacacacacacacacacacacacacacacacacacacacacacacacacacacacacacacacacacacacacacacacacacacacacacacacacacacacacacacacacacacacacacacacacacacacacacacacacacacgccccatAACACTATTCTTTCCCCGAATGAATCAAAGCTGCAACACCTCACTCTCACCCAAAAATGAATCACTGAACTCCCCAACATTCACATGGTAATATTCACCAGGGAAATGCAGTGTGGCCAGACTGATCTCAGTCGTGTATGCTGCACATTTGAAAGCAGAATCAGTGCAGAGGAAGATGACATGAATAGCAATGAGAATCCAGTGTTGCTATGGGTCTTATATGGAGCACCACTGTCCTCTTGTGGAGAAGAATATGTGTTGCATGTGAATGTGATTTTGTGATGTgagcattatctctctctctgactcagctCGTCGCCTGACCTGGGGTCCACGGCCAGAATCTCAGAGTCTGGGACCTACATGACGGACATGCAGACCCAGCATAATGACAGCAGTgccccctatgtctctctctctcgagcagCACTCCCCTCAGTCCCCCTCTCCAGAGCAGCACTCCCCTCAGTCCCCGTCTCCAGAGCAGCACTCCCCTCAGTCCCCCTCTCCAGAGCAGCACTCCCCTCAGGCCCCGTCTCCAGAGCAGCACTCCCCTCAGTCCCCCTCTCCAGAGCAGCACTCCCCTCAGTCCCCCTCTCCAGAGCAGCACTCCCCTCAGTCCCCGTCTCCAGAGCAGCACTCCCCTCAGTCCCCCTCTCCAGAGCAGCACTCCCCTCAGGCCCCGTCTCCAGAGCAGCACTCCCCTCAGTCCCCCTCTCCAGAGCAGCACTCCCCTCAGTCCCCCTCTCCAGAGCAGCACTCCCCTCAGTCACAGCAGAACAGCCGGTGTTCACCTACTCAGGTCAGAacctgtttgtctgttgttttttattgttttattatcCTAGTGGGGGTCTAggtaaggagttagggcttgggtaaggagtttgggtaaggagtttgggttaggagtttgggtaagaagtttgggtaaggagtttgggtaaggagtttgggtaaggagttttggttaggagtttgggttaggagtttgggtaaggagtttgggtaaggagtttgggtaaggagtttgggtaaggagtttgggtaaggagtttgggtaaggagtttgggtaaggagtttgggttaggagtttgggtaaggagtttgggtaaggagtttgggtaaggagtttgggtaaggagtttgggtaaggagtttgggtaaggagtttgggtaaggagtttgggtaaggagtttgggttaggagtttgggtaaggagtttgggtaaggagtttgggtaaggagtttgggtaaggagtttgggttaggagttggggtaaggagtttgggttaggagtttgggtaaggagttagggcttgggtaaggagtttgggtaaggagtttgggtaaggagttagggttaggagtttgggtaaggagtttgggttaggagtttgggtaaggagtttgggttaggagtttgggttaggagtttgggtaagaagtttgggtaaggagtttgggtaaggagtttgggtaaggagtttgggtaaggagtttgggttaggagtttgggtaaggagtttgggttaggagtttgggtaaggagttagggttaggagttagggttaggagttagggcttgggtaaggagtagtttgggtaaggagtttgggtaaggagttagggttaggagtttgggtaaagagcttgggttaggagtttgggtaaggagtttgggtaaggagtttgggttaggagtttgggttaggagtttgggttaggagtttgggttaggagtttgggttaggagtttgggtaaggagtttgggtaaggagtttgggttaggagtttgggttaggagtttgggttaggagtttgggttaggagttagggcttgggtaaggagtttgggtaaagagtttgggttaggagtttgggttaggagtttgggtaaagagtttgggtaaggagtttgggtaaagagtttgggtaaggagtttgggtaaggagtttgggttaggagtttgggtaaggagtttgggttaggagtttgggtaaggagtttgggttaggagtttgggtaaggagttagggttaggagttagggttaggagttagggcttgggtaaggagtttgggtaaggagtttggtaaggagtttgggtaaggagttagggttaggagtttgggtaaggagtttgggttaggagtttgggtaaggagtttgggtaaggagtttgggtaaggagtttgggtaaggagtttgggtaaggagtttgggtaaggagtttgggtaaggagtttgggtaaggagtttgggtaaggagtttgggtaaggagtttgggtaaggagtttgggtaaggagtttgggtaaggagtttgggtaaggagtttgggtaaggagtttgggtaaggagtttgggttaggagttagggcttgggtaaggagtttgggtaaggagtttgggtaaggagtttgggtaaggagtttgggtaaggagttagggttaggagtttgggtaaggagttagggcttgggtaaggagtttgggtaaggagtttgggtaaggagtttgggtaaggagtttgggtaaggagtttgggtaaggagtttgggttaggagtttgggtaaggagtttgggttaggagtttgggttaggagtttgggttaggagtttgggttaggagtttgggttaggagtttgggttaggagtttgggtaaacagtttgggttaggagttagggttaggagttagggttaggagttagggcttgggtaaggactttgggtaaggagtttgggtaatgAGTTTGGGTAAggaattagggttaggagtttgggtaaggagtttgggttaggagtttgggtaaggagttagggcttgggtaaggagtttgggtaaggagtttgggtaaggagtttgggtaaggagttagggttaggagtttgggttaggagtttgggttaggagtttgggtaaggagtttgggtaaggagttagggttaggagtttgggtaaggagtttgggttaggagtttgggttaggagtttgggtaaggagtttgggtaaggagtttgggtaaggagtttgggtaaggagtttgggtaaggagtttgggttaggagtttgggtaaggagttagggtaaggagttagggttaggagttagggttaggagttagggttaggagttagggcttgggtaaggagtttgggtaaggagtttgggtaaggagtttgggtaaggagttagggttaggagttagggttaggagtttgggttaggagtttgggttaggagtttgggtaaggagtttgggtaaggagtttgggtaaggagtttgggttaggagtttgggttaggagtttgggtaaggagtttgggtaaggagtttgggtaaggagtttgggtaaggagtttgggttaggagtttgggttaggagtttgggtaaggagtttgggtaaggagtttgggtaaggagtttgggttaggagtttggtaaggagtttgggtaaggagtttgggtaaggagttagggttaggagttagggttaggagtttgggtaaggagtttgggttaggagtttgggtaaggagtttgggtaaggagtttgggtaaggagtttgggtaaggagtttgggtaaggagtttgggtaaggagtttgggtaaggagtttgggtaaggagtttgggttaggagtttgggtaaggagtttgggtaaggagtttgggtaaggagtttgggtaaggagtttgggtaaggagtttgggtaaggagtttgggtaaggagtttgggttaggagtttgggcttgggtaaggagtttgggtaaggagtttgggtaaggagtttgggtaaggagtttgggtaaggagtttgggtaaggagtttgggtaaggagtttgggtaaggagtttgggtaaggagtttgggtaaggagtttgggtaaggagttagggcttgggtaaggagtttgggtaaggagtttgggtaaggagttagggttaggagttggagtttgggtaaggagtttgggtaaggagtttgggtaaggagtttgggtaaggagtttgggtaaggagtttgggtaaggagtttgggtaaggagtttgggtaaggagtttgggtaaggagtttgggtaaggagtttgggtaaggagtttgggtaaggagtttgggtaaggagtttgggttaggagttagggcttgggtaaggagtttgggtaaggagtttgggtaaggagtttgggtaaggagtttgggtaaggagttagggttaggagtttgggtaaggagttagggttaggagtttgggtaaggagttagggcttgggtaaggagtttgggtaaggagtttgggtaaggagtttgggtaaggagttagggttaggagttagggttaggagttggagtttgggtaaggagtttgggtaaggagttagggttaggagtttgggaaaggagtttgggtaaggagtttgggtaaggagtttgggttaggagtttgggtaaggagtttgggtaaggagtttgggttaggagtttgggtaaggagttagggttaggagtttgggtaaggagtttgggtaaggagtttgggttaggagtttgggtaaggagttagggttaggagttagggtaaggagtttgggttaggagtttgggtaaggagtttgggttaggagtttgggtaaggagttagggcttgggtaaggagtttgggtaaggagtttgggtaaggagtttgggtaaggagtttgggtaaggagtttgggttaggagtttgggtaaggagtttgggttaggagtttgggtaaggagtttgggttaggagtttgggtaaggagtttgggtaaggagtttgggtaaggagtttgggtaaggagtttgggttaggagtttgggttaggagtttgggtaaggagtttgggtaaggagtttgggtaaggagtttgggtaaggagtttgggttaggagtttgggtaaacAGTTTGGGTAAacagtttgggttaggagttagggttaggagttagggttaggagttagggcttgggtaaggactttgggtaaggagtttgggtaatgagtttgggtaaggagttagggttaggagtttgggtaaggagtttgggttaggagtttgggtaaggagttagggcttgggtaaggagtttgggtaaggagtttgggtaaggagtttgggtaaggagtttgggtaaggagtttgggtaaggagtttgggttaggagtttgggtaaggagtttgggtaaggagtttgggtaaggagtttgggttaggagtttgggtaaggagtttgggtaaggagtttgggtaaggagtttgggtaaggagtttgggtaaggagtttgggtaaggagtttgggtaaggagtttgggtaaggagtttgggtaaggagttagggcttgggtaaggagtttgggtaaggagtttgggtaaggagtttgggtaaggagtttgggtaaggagtttgggtaaggagtttgggttaggagtttgggttaggagtttgggtaaggagtttgggttaggagtttgggtaaggagtttgggttaggagtttgggtaaggagtgtgggtaaggagttagggttaggagttagggcttgggtaaggagtttgggtaaggagttagggttaggagttagggttaggagttagcgcttgggtaaggagtttgggtaaggagtttggtaaggagtttgggtaaggagttagggttaggagtttgggtaaggagtttgggttaggagtttgggtaaggagtttgggtaaggagttagggttaggagtttgggttaggagtttgggttaggagtttgggtaaggagtttgggtaaggagtttgggtaaggtgTTTGGGTAAGgtgtttgggtaaggagtttgggtaaggagtttgggtaaggagtttgggtaaggagtttgggtaaggagtttgggtaaggagtttgggtaaggagtttgggtaaggagtttgggtaaggagtttgggtaaggagtttgggtaaggagtttgggttaggagtttgggtaaggagttagggttaggagttagggttaggagttagggtaaggagtttgggtaaggagtttgggtaaggagtttgggtaaggagtttgggttaggagtttgggtaaggagttagggttaggagttagggtaaggagtttgggtaaggagtttgggtaaggagtttgggtaaggagtttgggtaaggagtttgggtaaggagtttgggtaaggagttagggttaggagtttgggtaaggagtttgggttaggagtttgggtaaggagttagggcttgggtaaggagtttgggtaaggagtttgggtaaggagtttgggtaaggagtttgggtaaggagttagggttaggagtttgggtaaggagtttgggttaggagtttgggtaaggagtttgggtaaggagtttgggtaaggagttagggttaggagtttgggttaggagtttgggttaggagtttgggtaaggagtttgggtaaggagttagggttaggagtttgggtaaggagtttgggttaggagtttgggttaggagtttgggtaaggagtttgggtaaggagtttgggtaaggagtttgggttaggagtttgggttaggagtttgggtaaggagtttgggtaaggagtttgggtaaggagtttgggtaaggagtttgggtaaggagtttgggttaggagtttgggttaggagtttgggtaaacagtttgggttaggagttagggttaggagttagggttaggagttagggcttgggtaaggactttgggtaaggagtttgggtaaggagtttgggtaaggagttagggttaggagtttgggtaaggagtttgggttaggagtttgggtaaggagttagggcttgggtaaggagtttgggtaaggagtttgggtaaggagtttgggtaaggagttagggttaggagtttgggtaaggagtttgggtaaggagtttgggtaaggagtttgggtaaggagttagggttaggagtttgggtaaggagtttgggttaggagtttgggttaggagtttgggtaaggagtttgggtaaggagtttgggtaaggagtttgggtaaggagtttgggtaaggagtttgggtaaggagtttgggttaggagtttgggtaaggagtttgggttaggagtttgggtaaggagtttgggtaaggagttagggttaggagttagggcttgggtaaggagtttgggtaaggagttagggttaggagttagggttaggagttagcgcttgggtaaggagtttgggtaaggagtttggtaaggagtttgggtaaggagttagggttaggagtttgggtaaggagtttgggttaggagtttgggtaaggagtttgggttaggagtttgggtaaggagtttgggtaaggagtttgggttaggagtttgggtaaggagtttgggttaggagtttgggttaggagtttgggtaaggagtttgggtaaggagtttgggtaaggagtttgggtaaggagtttgggtaaggagtttgggtaaggagtttgggtaaggagtttgggtaaggagtttgggtaaggagtttgggtaaggagtttgggtaaggagtttgggtaaggagtttgggtaaggagtttgggtaaggagtttgggtaaggagtttgggtaaggagtttgggtaaggagtttgggtaaggagtttgggtaaggagtttgggtaaggagtttgggtaaggagtttgggtaaggagtttgggtaaggagtttgggtaaggagtttgggtaaggagtttgggtaaggagtttgggtaaggagtttgggtaaggagtttgggtaaggagtttgggtaaggagttagggttaggagtttgggtaaggagttagggcttgggtaaggagtttgggtaaggagtttgggtaaggagtttgggtaaggagtttgggtaaggagtttgggtaaggagttagggttaggagttagggttaggagttagggttaggagttagggcttgggtaaggagtttgggtaaggagtttgggtaaggagttagggttaggagttagggttaggagtttgggtaaggagtttgggtaaggagtttgggtaaggagtttgggtaaggagtttgggtgagtaggagttagggcttgggtaaggagtttgggtaaggagtttgggtaaggagtttgggtaaggagtttgggtaaggagtttgggtaaggagtttgggtaaggagtttgggtaaggagtttgggtaaggagtttgggtaaggagtttgggtaaggagtttgggttaggagtttgggttaggagtttgggttaggagtttgggttaggagtttgggtaaggagtttgggttaggagtttgggttaggagtttgggtaaggagtttgggtaaggagtttgggtaaggagtttgggtaaggagtttgggtaaggagtttgggtaaggagtttgggtaaggagtttgggtaaggagttagggtttgggtaaggagtttgggtaaggagttagggtttgggtaaggagtttgggtaaggagtttgggtaaggagtttgggtaaggagtttgggtaaggagttagggttaggagttagggttaggagttagggttaggagttagggcttgggtaaggagtttgggtaaggagtttgggttaggagttagggttaggagtttgggtaaggagtttgggtaaggagtttgggtaaggagtttgggtaaggagtttgggtaaggagtttgggtaaggagtttgggtaaggagtttgggtaaggagtttgggtaaggagtttgggtaaggagtttgggtaaggagttagggcttgggtaaggagtttgggtaaggagtttgggtaaggagttagggttaggagttagggttaggagttagggcttgggtaaggagtttgggtaaggagttagggttaggagtttgggtaaggagtttgggtaaggagtttgggtaaggagtttgggtaaggagtttgggtaaggagttagggcttgggtaaggagtttgggtaaggagtttgggtaaggagtttgggtaaggagtttgggtaaggagtttgggtaaggagttagggttaggagtttgggtaaggagtttgggttaggagtttgggttaggagtttgggtaaggagtttgggtaaggagttagggttaggagtttgggtaaggagtttgggtaaggagtttgggtaaggagtttgggtaaggagtttgggttaggagtttgggtaaggagtttgggttaggagtttgggtaaggagtttgggtaaggagtttgggtaaggagtttgggtaaggagttagggttaggagtttgggtaaggagtttgggttaggagtttgggttaggagtttgggtaaggagtttgggtaaggagtttgggtaaggagtttgggtaaggagtttgggtaaggagtttgggtaggagtttgggtaaggagtttgggtaaggagtttgggtaaggagtttgggtaaggagtttgggtaaggagtttgggtaaggagtttgggtaaggagtttgggtaaggagtttgggtaaggagtttgggtaaggagtttgggtaaggagtttgggtaaggagtttgggtaaggagtttgggtaaggagtttgggtaaggagtttgggtaaggagtttgggtaaggagtttgggtaaggagtttgggtaaggagtttgggtaaggagttagggttaggagttagggttaggagttagggttaggagttagggcttgggtaaggagtttgggtaaggagtttgggtaaggagtttgggtaaggagtttgggttaggagttagggttaggagttagggttaggagttagggttaggagttagggcttgggtaaggagtttgggtaaggagtttgggtaaggagttagggttaggagtttgggtaaggagtttgggtaaggagtttgggtaaggagtttgggtaaggagtttgggtaaggagttagggcttgggtaaggagtttgggtaaggagtttgggtaaggagtttgggtaaggagttagggttaggagtttgggtaaggagtttgggttaggagtttgggtaaggagttagggttaggagtttgggtaaggagtttgggttaggagtttgggtaaggagtttgggtaaggagtttgggtaaggagtttgggttaggagtttgggttaggagtttgggttaggagtttgggttaggagtttgggtaaggagtttgggttaggagtttgggttaggagtttgggtaaggagtttgggtaaggagtttgggtaaggagttagggtaaggagttagggttaggagttagggttaggagttagggttaggagttagggttaggagttagggttaggagttagggttaggagttagggttaggagttagggttaggagttagggcttgggtaaggagtttgggtaaggagtttgggtaaggagtttgggtaaggagtttgggtaaggagtttgggtaaggagtttgggtaaggagttagggttaggagtttgggtttgggttagggcttgggtaaggagtttgggtaaggagtttgggtaaggagttagggttaggagttagggttaggagtttgggtaaggagtttgggtaaggagttagggttaggagtttgggtaaggagtttgggtaaggagtttgggtaaggagtttgggtaaggagtttgggttaggagtttgggtaaggagtttgggtaaggagtttgggtaaggagtttgggttaggagtttgggtaaggagtttgggtaaggagtttgggtaaggagtttgggtaaggagtttgggtaaggagtttgggtaaggagtttgggtaaggagtttgggtaaggagtttgggtaaggagtttgggtaaggagtttgggtaaggagttagggttaggagtttgggtaaggagtttgggttaggagtttgggtaaggagtttgggttaggagtttgggttaggagtttgggttaggagtttgggtaaggagtttgggttaggagtttgggtaaggagtttgggtaaggagttagggtaaggagtttgggtaaggagtttgggtaaggagtttgggtaaggagtttgggtaaggagtttgggtaaggagtttgggtaaggagtttgggtaaggagttagggttaggagtttgggtttgggttagggcttgggtaaggagtttgggtaaggagttagggtttgggtaaggagtttgggtaaggagttagggtttgggtaaggagtttgggtaaggagtttgggtaaggagtttgggtaaggagtttgggtaaggagttagggttaggagttagggttaggagtttgggtaaggagtttgggttaggagtttgggtaaggagtttgggtaaggagtttgggttaggagtttgggttaggagtttgggtaaggagtttgggtaaggagtttgggtaaggagtttgggttaggagtttgggttaggagtttgggtaaggagtttgggtaaggagtttgggttaggagtttgggtaaggagtttgggtaaggagtttgggtaaggagtttgggttaggagtttgggtaaggagtttgggtaaggagtttgggtaaggagtttgggtaaggagtttgggtaaggagtttgggtaaggagtttgggtaaggagtttgggtaaggagtttgggtaaggagtttgggtaaggagtttgggtaaggagtttgggtaaggagtttgggtaaggagtttgggtaaggagtttgggtaaggagtttgggtaaggagtttgggtaaggagtttgggtaaggagttagggtttgggtaaggagtttgggtaaggagttagggtttgggtaaggagtttgggtaaggagtttgggtaaggagtttgggt
Proteins encoded in this region:
- the LOC124029806 gene encoding vegetative cell wall protein gp1-like, yielding MTAVPPMSLSLEQHSPQSPSPEQHSPQSPSPEQHSPQSPSPEQHSPQAPSPEQHSPQSPSPEQHSPQSPSPEQHSPQSPSPEQHSPQSPSPEQHSPQAPSPEQHSPQSPSPEQHSPQSPSPEQHSPQSQQNSRCSPTQ